A window from Festucalex cinctus isolate MCC-2025b chromosome 12, RoL_Fcin_1.0, whole genome shotgun sequence encodes these proteins:
- the LOC144031315 gene encoding uncharacterized protein LOC144031315 yields MLTPEKSGAQPSTSAQMTFHRTMKTTMGPMQDSLGQSSKEREDRAHSNVRPLVLRQRKLLLKVTLLTVSRTKNVHQPIHPRKKDPKDSGWLEVDEFGWQPTIFPFAAKPGPRDAAAELNSHLPADILELFITDELRQHIVHHTNLYANQSMQKQTDKNCCARVNSLQRVFQIVCSDCYCCM; encoded by the exons atgctaacaccggagaaaagtggtgcacaaccgagcacgtctgcacagatgacgtttcatcggacgatgaagactactatgggtccgatgcaagacagtcttggacagtcttccaaagaacgtgaag atcgtgctcacagcaacgtccgaccgctggttctacgacaaagaaag ctcctactcaaagtgacccttctcacagtgagcagaacaaag aatgtgcatcaaccaatacatccaagaaaaaaag atcccaaagattctggctggcttgaagttgatgaattcggctggcagccaaccatcttcccctttgctgcaaaaccaggaccaagggatgctgcagcagagctgaattcccacctgccagctgacatcctggagctcttcatcacggatgaacttcgccagcacatcgttcatcataccaacctctacgcaaatcagtccatgcagaagcagactgacaaaaactgttgcgcacgtgtaaatagtttgcaaagagttttccaaattgtttgttcggattgctactgttgcatgtaa